One Pseudomonas sp. FP1742 genomic window carries:
- a CDS encoding HD domain-containing phosphohydrolase codes for MPNPLRPDQRRFPLHIHISVMFTFLLLLTGVVLGIFNYRQTTRIILSSSEKLFNRIEQDVRLDLHRTYEPIRHLLSLLADNPATQAPDLEQRLALLKPFSQSLKDNPDLASLYLGYGNGDFFMVRPLRTVALKTQVKAPDTAAYQVWSIEHPGSGQVRSQSLFFDQNLALISRQDYTDETYDPRSRAWFSSALGDRDQITTEPYLFFSTHNVGTTLARRSGEHAVMGADLTLAELSATLAKHVVTPATEIVLFDAQGNAIAYPDSSRLIVDDQTARLIKAADLSPGLAALLTSPREVNRLNAAGRQWIVARSSMQEGGPQGLQLALLVPEDELLVDAYRMRWQGALITLATLLLCLPMGWLTSRVLVTPLRALVREADAIRSFDFNFPASRRSPVLEVDQLSVSMARMKDTLASFFRITDSLSAETRFAPLLQRVLFETVQIGQAQAGLIYLREGDESRVEPHALVINGSSQALPSFDIQGHVPQDSQSPQWMQTLSTADNVVTSLGFEQAGDLQKVLLALECPRVHLIGIRLHNRHNETVGLLVLLLADSGTQDDLEKLRPDRIAFLQAVSGAAAVSIESQRLQARQKQLLDSFIQLLAGAIDAKSPYTGGHCQRVPALTLMLAQAAAASQDPAFRSYQPSEDEWEALHIAAWLHDCGKVTTPEYVVDKATKLETLYDRIHEIRTRFEVLKRDAWINYWQAIALGGDESHLAQLRNANLATLDDDFAFVARCNLGSETMAEADLQRLKTIAQRTWTRTLDDRLGVSWEENRRQARTPTPTLPVSEPLLADKPEHLLERADSELIPPDNPWGFKLDVPRYKYNRGELYNLSITRGTLTREERYIINHHMVQTILMLSHLPFPGHLNNVAEIAGGHHEKMDGTGYPKRLKREDMSLPARMMAIADIFEALTAADRPYKKAKSLSEALGIMATMCRDAHIDAELFGLFINDEIYLQYASQFLEPQQIDAVDPTSLLIKAGLRA; via the coding sequence ATGCCCAACCCACTGCGCCCGGATCAACGCCGGTTCCCCCTGCACATCCATATCAGCGTGATGTTCACCTTCCTGCTGTTGCTGACCGGGGTGGTGTTGGGCATTTTCAACTACCGGCAAACCACCCGGATCATTCTTTCCAGCAGTGAAAAGCTCTTCAATCGCATCGAGCAGGATGTCCGTCTGGACCTGCATCGCACGTATGAACCGATCCGTCATCTGCTGAGCCTGCTGGCAGATAATCCGGCAACCCAGGCGCCCGACCTTGAGCAACGCCTGGCGCTGCTCAAGCCGTTCAGTCAATCGCTCAAGGACAACCCCGATCTGGCCTCGCTGTACCTGGGCTACGGCAATGGCGATTTCTTCATGGTTCGCCCCCTGCGCACCGTCGCCCTGAAAACCCAGGTCAAAGCACCGGACACGGCGGCCTATCAGGTATGGAGTATCGAGCACCCAGGCAGCGGTCAGGTCCGCTCCCAATCCTTGTTTTTCGATCAGAACCTGGCGCTCATCAGCCGTCAGGACTACACCGACGAAACCTACGATCCCCGTAGCCGCGCCTGGTTCTCCAGCGCCCTCGGCGACCGTGATCAAATCACCACCGAACCCTATCTGTTTTTCTCTACCCACAACGTCGGCACCACCCTGGCCCGGCGCAGTGGCGAGCACGCGGTGATGGGCGCCGACCTTACGCTGGCTGAGCTGTCGGCGACCCTGGCCAAACATGTGGTGACTCCCGCAACCGAAATTGTGCTGTTCGATGCCCAAGGCAATGCCATCGCCTACCCCGACAGCAGCAGACTGATCGTCGACGACCAGACGGCCCGCCTGATCAAGGCCGCCGACCTGAGTCCCGGGCTCGCAGCCCTGCTCACCAGCCCTCGCGAGGTCAATCGCCTGAACGCCGCGGGCCGGCAATGGATCGTGGCGCGCAGCAGCATGCAGGAGGGTGGCCCCCAGGGGCTGCAACTGGCGCTGCTGGTGCCGGAGGACGAATTGCTCGTCGATGCCTACCGCATGCGCTGGCAAGGTGCGCTGATAACCCTGGCAACGCTGCTGTTGTGCCTGCCCATGGGTTGGCTGACCTCGAGGGTCCTGGTCACCCCCCTGCGCGCGCTGGTGCGGGAAGCCGATGCGATTCGCAGTTTCGATTTCAATTTTCCGGCCAGCCGTCGCTCGCCAGTGCTGGAAGTCGACCAACTGAGCGTCTCGATGGCGCGCATGAAAGACACCCTGGCGAGTTTTTTCCGGATTACCGACAGCCTGAGCGCCGAAACCCGTTTCGCCCCTTTGCTGCAACGGGTGTTGTTTGAAACCGTGCAGATCGGCCAGGCCCAGGCCGGTCTGATCTACCTGCGCGAAGGTGATGAAAGTCGCGTGGAACCTCATGCGCTGGTCATCAACGGCAGTTCACAGGCCTTGCCGTCATTCGACATTCAAGGACACGTACCCCAGGACTCGCAGAGCCCTCAGTGGATGCAAACACTGTCGACCGCCGACAATGTCGTCACCTCTCTGGGCTTCGAACAGGCGGGGGATCTGCAGAAAGTCTTGCTCGCGCTGGAGTGCCCGCGAGTGCATCTGATCGGTATCCGGCTGCACAATCGTCACAACGAAACCGTGGGCCTGCTAGTGCTGTTGCTGGCCGACAGCGGCACGCAGGACGACCTGGAAAAACTGCGCCCGGATCGCATCGCGTTTCTCCAGGCGGTTTCCGGCGCGGCCGCCGTGAGTATCGAAAGTCAGCGCCTGCAAGCCAGGCAGAAACAGCTGCTGGACTCGTTCATTCAATTGCTGGCCGGCGCAATCGACGCCAAGAGCCCCTACACCGGCGGGCACTGCCAGCGGGTGCCGGCACTGACATTGATGCTGGCGCAGGCGGCCGCCGCCAGCCAGGATCCGGCCTTTCGCAGCTATCAGCCCAGCGAAGATGAATGGGAAGCGCTGCACATCGCCGCCTGGCTGCATGACTGCGGCAAGGTCACCACCCCCGAATACGTGGTCGACAAAGCCACGAAGCTTGAGACCCTGTACGACCGCATCCACGAAATCCGCACCCGTTTCGAAGTACTCAAGCGTGATGCCTGGATCAACTATTGGCAGGCCATCGCCTTGGGGGGTGATGAGTCGCATCTGGCGCAATTGCGCAATGCGAACCTGGCGACGCTGGATGATGATTTCGCCTTCGTGGCCCGCTGCAACCTGGGCAGCGAGACCATGGCCGAGGCCGATCTGCAGCGGCTGAAGACCATCGCCCAACGCACCTGGACCCGAACCCTGGATGATCGACTCGGGGTGTCGTGGGAAGAGAACCGACGCCAGGCACGGACCCCGACGCCGACCCTGCCAGTCAGCGAGCCCCTGTTGGCGGATAAACCCGAGCACCTGCTCGAACGTGCCGACAGCGAACTGATTCCACCCGATAACCCTTGGGGGTTCAAGCTCGACGTACCGCGCTACAAGTACAACCGGGGCGAGCTTTACAACCTGAGCATCACCCGAGGCACCCTGACCCGCGAGGAGCGTTACATCATCAACCACCACATGGTGCAGACGATCCTGATGCTCAGTCACCTGCCCTTCCCCGGCCACCTCAATAACGTCGCGGAGATCGCCGGCGGCCACCACGAAAAGATGGACGGCACCGGTTATCCCAAACGGTTGAAGCGCGAAGACATGAGCCTGCCGGCGCGGATGATGGCGATTGCCGATATTTTCGAAGCACTGACCGCCGCCGATCGCCCCTACAAGAAAGCCAAGTCCTTGAGCGAAGCGCTGGGCATCATGGCCACCATGTGCCGTGACGCCCATATCGACGCTGAGTTGTTCGGGCTGTTCATCAACGACGAAATCTACTTGCAGTACGCCAGCCAATTCCTTGAGCCACAACAGATCGATGCCGTCGACCCGACAAGCCTGCTGATCAAGGCCGGCTTGAGGGCCTGA
- a CDS encoding GAF domain-containing protein — protein sequence MIDLQQSGQGLEGYGMLWAQLESLLADERDFIANAAQFSAFVFNQLDDLNWAGFYLNRNEELVLGPFQGQIACVRIPFGRGVCGAAAATLQTQRVEDVHAFPGHIACDSASNSELVVPLVKDGRLIGVLDLDSPKLARFTADDQAGIEQLAAIFLRLTDC from the coding sequence ATGATCGATTTACAACAGAGCGGCCAGGGCCTTGAGGGCTACGGCATGCTATGGGCACAGCTGGAATCGTTGCTGGCGGACGAGCGTGATTTTATCGCCAACGCCGCGCAATTTTCCGCGTTTGTGTTCAACCAGCTCGATGACCTGAACTGGGCCGGTTTCTACCTTAATCGCAACGAAGAACTGGTGCTTGGCCCGTTTCAGGGGCAGATCGCCTGTGTACGGATTCCATTCGGTCGCGGCGTCTGCGGGGCTGCCGCTGCCACCTTGCAGACCCAGCGGGTCGAAGATGTGCATGCATTCCCCGGCCACATCGCTTGTGACAGTGCATCGAACAGTGAACTCGTCGTGCCATTGGTCAAGGACGGTCGACTGATCGGCGTGCTGGACCTCGACAGCCCGAAGCTGGCGCGTTTTACCGCTGACGATCAGGCCGGTATCGAGCAACTGGCGGCGATTTTCCTGCGTCTGACCGACTGCTGA
- a CDS encoding ATP-binding protein, producing MDSRLNAFLERADAVLARIEPLLPAPRQTVDWTHCLAARWQREGRNGFLLPLQVSLDMRLSDLIGVDRQLEQLGRNTRQFLDGMPANHALLWGSRGTGKSSLVRALLAEHARSGLRLIEIERDHLADLPRVVEQIAKLPQRFVLFCDDLSFESGEGDYRVLKSVLDGSLEQAPDNVLLYATSNRRHLVPEKESDNENWKRVDGELHPNEAVEDKIALSDRFGLWLSFYPFTQEHFLNVVEHWIGQLADKAGLKWQRDEELDILAVRWATGRGNRNGRCAYQFARYWVGLKLLEQKA from the coding sequence GTGGATTCCCGATTGAATGCTTTTCTTGAACGCGCCGATGCGGTTCTGGCCCGTATCGAACCGCTGCTGCCGGCGCCTCGGCAAACTGTCGACTGGACCCACTGCCTGGCCGCACGCTGGCAACGCGAGGGTCGCAACGGCTTTCTGTTGCCACTGCAAGTCAGCCTCGACATGCGCCTGTCCGACCTGATCGGCGTTGACCGGCAACTTGAGCAATTGGGCCGCAATACCCGACAGTTCCTCGACGGCATGCCTGCCAACCACGCCTTGCTCTGGGGCTCGCGGGGCACCGGTAAATCGTCGTTGGTGCGCGCCTTGCTGGCCGAACACGCCAGGAGCGGCCTGCGGCTGATCGAGATCGAGCGCGATCACCTGGCGGACTTGCCGCGTGTGGTCGAGCAGATCGCCAAGTTGCCTCAACGTTTCGTGCTGTTCTGCGATGACCTGTCGTTCGAGTCGGGCGAAGGCGATTACCGCGTACTCAAGAGCGTACTTGATGGCTCGCTCGAACAGGCGCCAGACAACGTTCTGCTGTACGCCACCTCCAACCGTCGCCATCTGGTGCCGGAAAAGGAAAGCGATAACGAGAACTGGAAAAGGGTCGATGGCGAGCTCCATCCCAATGAGGCGGTGGAAGACAAGATCGCGCTGTCGGACCGTTTTGGCCTGTGGCTGTCGTTCTATCCGTTTACTCAGGAACATTTCCTCAACGTCGTCGAGCACTGGATCGGCCAATTGGCCGACAAGGCCGGCCTCAAGTGGCAGCGTGACGAAGAACTGGACATCCTCGCGGTGCGCTGGGCCACGGGCCGGGGTAATCGCAACGGACGTTGCGCGTATCAATTTGCCCGCTATTGGGTCGGGCTGAAGCTGTTGGAGCAAAAGGCATGA
- a CDS encoding response regulator — translation MDIKFSQRLSYKQAKLTVLVGFILGTLLSLVQIGIDYASEDASINREILSLLEISHNPASRIAYNIDAELAQELTLGLLRSPAIIGAQLTDNNNSVLASVKRPGLESNYRMISDFLFGANRQFEDRLYLDHLPEESLGTLHLEVDTYTFGSRFLRRAEVTLLNGFARSLILTGILLALFYVMLTKPLVRVIRELSGRDPRTAEPTWLEYPLGHENDEIGVLVKVANQQFENIATEIQQRRNAENRLTDYLSQLENIVSARTAELKAINSRLSQSNEELEVARRTALDMAEARSVFLANMSHEIRTPLNGLLGMIALSLDGPLNAEQQQQLSIAHDSGKVLVELLNDILDLSKFDAGQLELEHIPFDLGSLIEDTANLLSQNAAPSVELTCLIDPQFPALVLGDPTRVRQIVSNLLSNALKFTRFGRVDVRLSTFEDGVRIEVCDTGIGIAQDAQVKIFQPFTQAGAGITRQFGGTGLGLALTYNLCEAMQGRLTISSEAGFGSQFCADLPLPCHTRAIPPEALRGNIIAITAASSGLAELLSSLLPGWGLDFQQRSIDDRLIGLQPDVLITDCPECLFGLRPTFGAPILLVTAYGSFLPSEQANALAPLQQQARPLARNALYQTLRRILQPELNTINGARVEALSPQRRGRILLVEDNPVNQLVAKGMLGKLGCEVSVAAHGAEALDQLEQSEFDLVLMDCNMPVMDGYEASRQIRRSGRWPQLPIVALTANAMSEERERCRAAGMSDYLAKPFRREELAALLDLWIPTTSAL, via the coding sequence ATGGATATCAAGTTCAGCCAGCGGCTGTCGTACAAGCAAGCCAAGCTTACGGTGCTGGTCGGCTTCATTCTGGGCACGCTGCTCAGCCTTGTGCAAATAGGCATCGATTATGCCAGCGAAGACGCCTCCATCAACCGCGAAATCCTGTCTTTGCTGGAAATCAGCCACAACCCCGCGTCCCGCATCGCCTACAACATAGACGCCGAACTCGCCCAGGAGCTGACCCTGGGCCTGTTGCGCTCCCCGGCGATCATCGGCGCGCAATTGACCGACAACAACAATAGCGTGCTGGCCAGCGTCAAACGCCCCGGCCTGGAAAGCAATTACCGGATGATCAGCGACTTCCTGTTCGGTGCCAACCGACAGTTCGAAGACCGCCTCTACCTCGACCATTTGCCGGAAGAATCCCTCGGGACCTTGCACCTGGAAGTCGACACCTACACCTTCGGCAGTCGCTTCCTGCGCCGGGCCGAAGTGACTCTGCTCAATGGCTTCGCACGCAGCCTGATCCTCACGGGCATTCTGCTGGCGTTGTTTTACGTGATGCTGACCAAACCGCTGGTGCGGGTCATCCGCGAACTCAGCGGCCGTGACCCTCGCACTGCGGAGCCGACCTGGCTGGAGTATCCGTTGGGGCATGAAAACGATGAAATCGGGGTCCTGGTCAAGGTTGCCAATCAGCAGTTCGAAAACATCGCCACCGAAATCCAGCAGCGACGCAACGCCGAAAACCGCCTGACCGACTACCTCTCGCAACTGGAAAATATCGTCTCGGCCCGTACCGCGGAACTCAAGGCGATCAACTCCCGACTCAGCCAATCCAACGAGGAGCTGGAAGTCGCCCGCAGGACCGCCCTGGACATGGCCGAGGCACGCTCGGTGTTCCTGGCCAACATGAGCCATGAAATCCGCACGCCCCTCAATGGCCTGCTGGGGATGATCGCGCTCTCGCTGGACGGCCCGCTCAATGCCGAACAGCAGCAACAGCTGTCCATCGCCCATGACTCGGGCAAAGTGCTGGTGGAACTGCTCAACGATATTCTCGACCTGTCGAAGTTCGATGCCGGCCAGCTCGAACTCGAACACATTCCATTCGACCTCGGCTCACTGATCGAAGACACCGCCAACCTGCTGTCCCAGAACGCCGCGCCCAGTGTCGAACTGACGTGTCTGATCGACCCGCAATTTCCCGCATTGGTGCTGGGTGATCCGACCCGGGTCCGGCAGATCGTCAGCAACCTGTTGTCCAACGCCCTCAAGTTCACCCGTTTCGGGCGAGTCGATGTGCGTCTTTCGACGTTCGAAGACGGCGTGCGGATCGAAGTCTGCGACACCGGCATCGGCATCGCCCAGGACGCGCAGGTCAAAATCTTCCAGCCCTTCACTCAGGCAGGTGCCGGCATTACCCGACAATTCGGCGGTACCGGGCTGGGCCTGGCGTTGACGTATAACCTCTGCGAGGCCATGCAAGGGCGTCTGACGATCAGCTCGGAAGCGGGCTTCGGCAGTCAGTTCTGCGCCGACCTGCCGCTGCCCTGCCACACCCGCGCCATTCCCCCGGAAGCGCTGCGGGGCAACATCATCGCGATCACTGCCGCCAGCAGCGGTCTGGCGGAATTGTTGAGCAGCCTGTTACCTGGCTGGGGGCTCGATTTTCAACAACGCTCCATCGATGACCGGTTGATCGGTCTGCAGCCGGATGTACTGATCACCGACTGCCCCGAATGCCTGTTTGGTCTTCGCCCTACCTTCGGCGCGCCGATTCTGCTGGTGACCGCTTACGGCAGTTTCCTGCCCAGCGAGCAAGCCAATGCTCTGGCACCTTTGCAGCAGCAGGCTCGGCCTTTGGCCCGCAATGCGCTTTACCAGACATTGCGGCGGATCCTGCAACCGGAACTCAACACGATCAACGGTGCCCGGGTCGAAGCGCTCTCACCCCAGCGACGCGGGCGCATCCTGCTGGTAGAGGACAATCCGGTCAATCAATTGGTGGCCAAGGGAATGCTCGGCAAACTCGGGTGCGAGGTGAGCGTCGCGGCCCATGGCGCCGAAGCTCTGGATCAGCTCGAACAAAGCGAATTCGATCTGGTGCTGATGGACTGCAACATGCCGGTGATGGATGGCTATGAAGCCAGCCGGCAGATCCGTCGCAGCGGGCGCTGGCCTCAGCTGCCCATCGTCGCCCTGACCGCCAACGCCATGTCCGAAGAACGCGAACGCTGTCGTGCGGCGGGCATGAGCGACTACCTGGCCAAACCCTTCCGCCGGGAAGAACTGGCGGCCCTGCTCGACTTGTGGATACCCACTACGTCAGCGCTTTGA
- a CDS encoding MarR family winged helix-turn-helix transcriptional regulator, translating into MNTLSVDSLKLDSQLCFKLYAASRAVIRAYKPMLDQLGLTYPQYLAMLVLWEWQEAAPEQPTVKALGERLALDSGTLTPLLKRLEQLQLVQRQRSARDEREVHLSLSPTGKALRDQVGPLKARLLCDSGIDLDRLSDLREGLDHLLGQIKALT; encoded by the coding sequence ATGAACACGTTGTCAGTCGATTCGCTGAAGCTCGACAGTCAGCTCTGCTTCAAGCTGTACGCCGCCTCTCGAGCGGTGATCCGCGCCTACAAGCCGATGCTCGATCAACTGGGCCTGACTTACCCGCAATACCTGGCGATGCTGGTGCTGTGGGAATGGCAGGAGGCGGCGCCGGAGCAGCCGACGGTCAAGGCCTTGGGCGAGCGACTGGCGCTGGATTCCGGGACCCTGACGCCGCTGCTCAAGCGTCTTGAGCAACTGCAACTGGTGCAGCGTCAGCGTTCGGCCCGTGACGAGCGCGAGGTGCACTTGAGCCTGTCACCCACCGGCAAGGCATTGCGCGATCAGGTCGGGCCGCTCAAGGCCCGCCTGTTGTGTGATAGCGGTATCGATCTGGATCGCTTGAGTGATCTGCGCGAAGGCCTCGATCACCTGTTGGGGCAAATCAAAGCGCTGACGTAG
- a CDS encoding glutathione peroxidase, with product MSDNLLSIPCTTIKGEQKTLADFAGKAVLVVNTASKCGFTPQYKGLEELWQTYKDQGLVVLGFPCNQFGQQEPGNEGAISEFCEVNYGVSFPLFKKIEVNGAGAHPLFVQLKKRAPGVLGSQGIKWNFTKFLIGKDGQLVKRFAPATKPQALRREIEALLK from the coding sequence ATGAGCGACAACCTGCTGAGCATCCCTTGCACCACCATCAAGGGTGAGCAAAAGACCCTGGCCGATTTCGCCGGCAAAGCGGTGCTGGTGGTCAACACCGCCAGCAAATGCGGTTTCACCCCGCAGTACAAAGGCCTTGAAGAGCTGTGGCAGACCTACAAGGATCAAGGCCTGGTGGTGCTCGGCTTTCCGTGCAATCAGTTCGGCCAGCAGGAGCCGGGCAACGAAGGGGCGATTTCCGAGTTCTGCGAGGTGAATTACGGGGTGAGTTTCCCGTTATTCAAGAAGATCGAAGTCAACGGTGCCGGCGCTCATCCATTGTTCGTGCAGTTGAAAAAGCGCGCGCCGGGAGTGCTCGGATCTCAGGGCATCAAATGGAACTTCACCAAGTTCCTGATCGGCAAGGACGGTCAGTTGGTCAAGCGCTTTGCTCCGGCCACCAAGCCGCAAGCCCTGCGCCGCGAGATCGAAGCCCTGCTCAAATGA
- the msrB gene encoding peptide-methionine (R)-S-oxide reductase MsrB yields MEKLEKTLEEWRAMLDPEQYNVCRLKGTERPFSGKYNATKTDGVYHCICCNAPLFDSRTKFDSGCGWPSFYAPIEDSAMVEIRDISHGMIRTEVVCAKCDAHLGHVFPDGPPPTGLRYCINSVCLDLVPRE; encoded by the coding sequence ATGGAAAAGTTGGAAAAAACCCTGGAAGAATGGCGTGCAATGCTCGATCCGGAGCAATACAACGTTTGTCGCCTCAAGGGCACCGAGCGGCCGTTCTCCGGCAAATACAACGCCACCAAGACCGACGGTGTTTACCACTGCATCTGCTGCAACGCACCGCTGTTCGACTCCAGGACCAAATTCGATTCCGGCTGCGGCTGGCCGAGCTTTTACGCGCCGATCGAGGACAGCGCGATGGTCGAGATCCGTGATATCAGCCACGGCATGATCCGCACCGAAGTGGTCTGCGCCAAATGCGATGCGCACCTTGGGCATGTGTTCCCGGATGGTCCGCCACCAACCGGTTTGCGTTATTGCATCAACTCGGTGTGCCTGGACCTCGTTCCCCGGGAATAA
- a CDS encoding pyridoxal phosphate-dependent aminotransferase, whose product MQVSKSNKLANVCYDIRGPVLKHAKRLEEEGHRILKLNIGNPAPFGFEAPDEILQDVIRNLPTAQGYSDSKGLFSARKAVMQYYQQKQVEGVGIEDIYLGNGVSELIVMSMQALLNNGDEVLVPAPDYPLWTAAVSLAGGNPVHYLCDEQANWWPDLADIKAKITPNTKALVIINPNNPTGSVYSKEVLLGMLELARQHNLVVFSDEIYDKILYDDAVHICSASLAPDLLCLTFNGLSKSYRVAGFRSGWVAISGPKHHAQSYIEGLDILANMRLCANVPSQHAIQTALGGYQSINDLVLPQGRLLEQRNRTWELLNDIPGVSCVKPMGALYAFPRIDPKVCPIHNDEKFVLDLLLSEKLLVVQGTAFNWPWPDHFRVVTLPRVDDLDQAIGRIGNFLKSYRQ is encoded by the coding sequence ATGCAGGTCAGCAAATCGAACAAGCTCGCCAACGTCTGCTATGACATTCGCGGCCCAGTGCTCAAGCACGCCAAACGACTGGAAGAGGAAGGTCATCGTATCCTCAAGCTGAACATCGGCAACCCGGCGCCCTTTGGTTTCGAAGCGCCGGATGAAATCCTCCAGGACGTGATCCGCAACCTGCCGACCGCCCAGGGCTACAGCGACTCCAAGGGCCTGTTCAGCGCCCGTAAAGCCGTGATGCAGTACTACCAGCAGAAGCAGGTAGAAGGCGTCGGCATTGAAGACATCTACCTGGGCAACGGCGTTTCCGAGCTGATTGTGATGTCGATGCAGGCCCTGCTCAACAATGGCGACGAAGTACTGGTGCCGGCCCCCGACTATCCGCTGTGGACCGCCGCCGTAAGCCTGGCGGGCGGTAACCCGGTGCATTACCTGTGCGATGAACAGGCCAACTGGTGGCCGGACCTGGCCGACATCAAGGCCAAGATCACCCCGAACACCAAGGCCCTGGTGATCATCAACCCGAACAACCCCACCGGTTCGGTGTATTCGAAAGAAGTCCTGCTGGGCATGCTGGAACTCGCCCGCCAGCACAATCTGGTGGTGTTCTCCGACGAGATCTACGACAAGATCCTGTACGACGACGCCGTGCATATCTGCTCCGCCTCGCTGGCACCAGACCTGTTGTGCCTGACCTTCAACGGTCTGTCCAAGTCTTATCGCGTGGCCGGTTTCCGTTCCGGCTGGGTCGCCATCTCCGGCCCGAAGCACCACGCCCAGAGCTACATTGAAGGCCTCGACATACTGGCCAACATGCGCCTGTGTGCCAACGTGCCGAGCCAGCATGCGATCCAGACCGCACTCGGCGGCTACCAGAGCATCAATGACCTGGTATTGCCCCAAGGGCGCCTGCTGGAACAGCGCAATCGCACCTGGGAACTGCTCAACGACATTCCGGGTGTGAGCTGCGTCAAGCCGATGGGGGCGCTGTATGCATTCCCGCGGATCGACCCGAAAGTCTGCCCGATCCACAACGACGAGAAATTCGTGCTCGACCTGCTGCTCTCGGAGAAGCTGCTGGTGGTACAAGGCACAGCCTTCAACTGGCCATGGCCGGACCACTTCCGCGTGGTCACCCTGCCACGGGTCGACGACCTGGATCAGGCCATCGGCCGAATCGGCAACTTCCTCAAGTCCTACCGCCAGTAA
- the htpX gene encoding protease HtpX, giving the protein MMRILLFLATNLAVVLIASITLSLFGFNGFMAANGVDLNLNQLLVFCAVFGFAGSLFSLFISKWMAKMSTSTQIISQPRTRHEQWLLQTVEQLSREAGIKMPEVGIFPAYEANAFATGWNKNDALVAVSQGLLERFSPDEVKAVLAHEIGHVANGDMVTLALIQGVVNTFVMFFARIIGNFVDKVIFKNEEGQGIAYYVATIFAELVLGILASAIVMWFSRKREFRADDAGARLAGTSAMIGALQRLRAEQGLPVHMPDTLNAFGINGGLKQGFARMFMSHPPLEERIDALRRRG; this is encoded by the coding sequence ATGATGCGCATCTTGCTGTTTTTGGCCACTAACCTGGCGGTCGTGCTGATTGCCAGCATCACCCTGAGCCTTTTCGGCTTCAACGGGTTCATGGCGGCCAACGGGGTTGATCTCAACCTCAATCAGCTGCTGGTTTTCTGTGCGGTCTTTGGTTTCGCCGGTTCCCTGTTCTCGCTGTTCATCTCCAAGTGGATGGCGAAGATGAGCACCAGCACCCAGATCATCAGCCAGCCACGCACCCGGCACGAGCAATGGCTGCTGCAAACCGTCGAGCAACTGTCCCGCGAAGCCGGGATCAAGATGCCCGAAGTCGGGATTTTCCCGGCCTATGAAGCCAACGCCTTCGCCACTGGCTGGAACAAGAACGACGCACTGGTCGCGGTCAGCCAGGGCTTGCTCGAACGCTTCTCACCGGATGAAGTGAAAGCCGTTCTGGCCCACGAAATCGGCCACGTGGCCAACGGCGACATGGTTACCCTGGCGTTGATCCAGGGCGTGGTGAACACCTTCGTGATGTTCTTCGCCCGGATCATCGGCAACTTTGTCGACAAGGTGATCTTCAAGAACGAAGAAGGCCAGGGCATTGCCTACTACGTGGCAACGATCTTCGCCGAACTGGTCCTGGGCATTCTGGCCAGCGCCATCGTCATGTGGTTCTCGCGCAAACGGGAATTCCGTGCCGACGATGCCGGCGCACGCCTGGCCGGCACCAGCGCAATGATCGGCGCCCTGCAGCGTCTGCGCGCAGAACAAGGGCTGCCGGTGCACATGCCGGATACCCTGAATGCCTTCGGCATCAACGGTGGTCTCAAACAAGGGTTCGCCCGCATGTTCATGAGCCACCCGCCACTGGAAGAGCGCATCGACGCACTGCGTCGTCGGGGCTGA
- a CDS encoding thiopurine S-methyltransferase, translated as MQPEFWHKRWASNQIGFHLPEVNPYLQRFWPQLGLDEGSRVLVPLCGKSLDLLWLAHCGHEVLGIELSEKAVEDFFNEHQLDPSVSEQGPFKVYRAGSIELWCGDFFELTAGDVADCSALYDRAALIALPPAMREQYAVHLIRILPKGSLGLLITLDYDQKQMAGPPFAVLDDEVQRLLGASWELKILEDQDVLGESWKFLEAGVTRLEERVYRVFSH; from the coding sequence ATGCAGCCGGAGTTTTGGCACAAACGGTGGGCGTCGAATCAGATCGGCTTTCATCTGCCGGAAGTAAATCCCTACCTGCAGCGGTTCTGGCCACAGCTGGGCCTTGACGAGGGTTCTCGCGTGCTGGTGCCGTTGTGTGGCAAGAGCCTGGACCTGTTATGGCTGGCGCACTGCGGTCACGAAGTGCTGGGTATCGAGCTGTCGGAAAAGGCCGTCGAGGACTTTTTCAATGAGCATCAACTGGACCCGTCAGTCAGCGAGCAGGGGCCTTTCAAGGTCTATCGGGCGGGGTCGATCGAGCTGTGGTGCGGAGATTTCTTCGAGTTGACGGCAGGCGACGTCGCCGATTGCAGTGCGCTGTACGACCGCGCGGCGCTGATCGCCTTGCCGCCGGCGATGCGTGAGCAATACGCGGTTCATCTGATACGTATTCTGCCGAAGGGTTCTTTAGGGCTTTTGATCACGCTCGATTACGACCAGAAGCAAATGGCCGGGCCACCGTTTGCAGTGCTTGATGACGAGGTGCAAAGGTTGCTGGGCGCTTCGTGGGAGCTGAAGATTCTGGAAGACCAGGACGTTCTGGGTGAGAGCTGGAAGTTTCTCGAGGCCGGTGTGACGCGGCTTGAAGAGCGGGTTTATCGGGTTTTCAGCCATTAA